The following is a genomic window from Deltaproteobacteria bacterium RBG_16_64_85.
TTCCGATACGGCATTGGCCTCCGGCAGGATGAGTCGCCCTCCGGACATCGCGGCGATCACCGCGCGGCGCTCGGCGAAAACCGCTTCCCGAAATGCGGGACCCATCCTCTCGGCGACGAATTTCAGCCGCGCCCGGCCCCATTGCCGCCGGTCTCCCAAGCGGTCGAACAACCTCAGGACGGCCTCGATTGTCGGGGCGAGAGCGGATACCGGTGTAAACGGCTCCAGTTCGACCCCTGTCCGGGGGAGCGCACCCAAACCCCCTGCCAGAGTGATGCGGAATCCCGGACGGCCGCCGGGGCCGGCCACAGCCCGGGCGCCCACGTCGTGTATCCCAAGCCCTACGTGATCTTCCCGCGCACATCCCTCGAAGGCGATTTTGAACTTCCGGGGAAGCAGCTGCCCCAACGGGTTCCGCAGCAGCCACCGGCCGAACGCTTCCGCGTACGGGGCAACGTCGAAGATTTCGTCGCGTCCGATTCCGGCGTACGGGCATACGACGATGTTGCGAACGGTATCGCCGCACGCCTCCCGCGTGGTGAGCCCCCTGTCGGCGAGGAACGTCAACGCTTCCGGTATCCGGATGATCTCGATCCCGTAAACGTGGACATCCTGTCGGGTCGTCAGGTGTACGGATCGCGTCGGAGCGAACCGCTCCGACGCGTCGGCCAAGGCGAGCAGGTGGGCCGACGTGGGACGGCCGAGGGGAATCCGGACGCGGATCAGGTACCGATCCTTCGTCCCGCGGACGGGATAGATTCCATAGATCACCCGACGATGACGGAATTCCTCCGGAGACACCGCGCCGGAGAGGACATCGGAGACCGCCTCCGACAACCGGGAGATTTCGTCCCGGCTCTCCCCGGTCCCGGCACTCCGGTCTGGAGAGTCGTGGCTCATATGACCGGTCCGGCTTCCTCGGGAACGGGAACGCGCGAGGGAGCAACCCGGAAAAGGACCACCTTCGGACCTTCCCCGTCGCGCCGGAACTCGAAGGCGAGGTCGTGCCCGAAGGCGAGGCGGGAGACCTTCTCCAGTTGGTCGGCTGTCCGGAGCCGGATCGCCAGCCGTTCCCCCTTCCCCAGGCGGTCGATGAACCCGGATGAGAGGTCGAACTCCACCGGGCCGGCTTCCTGCGACAGGTCGACGAAATTTCCATCCGGTTCGGTCATCGTCCGTGTATGGAGCCGGATCACCCGTGCCCGGGGCCCGACGCCGTCCGTGCGCACCTCCCGGACGATCCCTCCCCCCGCCACGAATCCCTCCACCGCCACGACGAACCGCCCCAGCCGCGGGTTCTCCTCGAAGGTGTCCGCCGCGAGGGGACGCGACAGCGTGAACGTCACGTTCGCCACCTCCAGGTTCTCCACCCTCCCGGCGTGGCGTTCGATCACCTCCAGCGTGGAGGAGTTGAGCCGCTCCGGGATGGCGGAGAGCGTCACCTCGGCTTCCGCGGTGGCAAGCTTCAGGACGTATCGTCCGTTGAGGCGCAACGGTTCGTTGCCGAGCCAGAACAGGCTGGCGGACAGTTCCTGACCGCTGCGGGGAGGGTCGTCGTCCGCGCTTCCCATGACTTCGCCCCGCTCCACAAACAGCTCGTCGGCAAGCGCGATCCCGACGCACTCCCCGGTCGATGCCAGGGACATCGACGGATGATTCCACTTCTCGACCGACCGGACCCGGGAGGACTTGCCCGACGGGGAAAAGACGACCCGGTCCCCCGGTCGAACGGCGCCGGACTCCACCCGACCCGCGTAGATCCGCTTCCTGTCCCACACGTAGACGTCCTGGACGGGAAAGCGCAGCGGAAGGCCGGAAACCTCCCGGGCGGGCGAAAAGGAATCGAGGGCCGACAGGAGTGTCGGACCCTGGTGCCAGGGCATCCTCGAAGACGGGGACGCGATATTGTCCCCCTCCCGCGCGGAGATAGGGATGATGTAGGAAGGGACGATGCCGACGGAATGAAGGAACCGCCGGATCTCCTCCTCGACCGCGTGGAACCGGTCGCGCCGGTAGCCGGCGATATCCATCTTGTTGATCGCCACCGCCACCTGGCGCAGACCCAGGAGCGAAAGGATATAGGCATGGCGTCGGGTCTGCTCCCGGACCCCTTCGGCCCCGTCCACCAGCAGGATGGCCGCGTCGGCCGCCGCCGCCCCGGTGACCATGTTTTTCAGGAACTCCTTGTGGCCCGGAGCGTCGATGATGATGTAGGGGCGCTTCGCCGTCCGGAAGAAGCTTTGCGCCGTGTCGATCGTGATGTTCTGCTCCCGCTCCTCCTGGAGGGCGTCCATGAGGTACGCGAATTCGAACTCCCGCCCCTGCTCCCGGCAGGTCCGCTCGATCTCCCGGTATCGCTCCACGGGAAGCGACCCCGTGTCGTAGAAGAGCCGCCCG
Proteins encoded in this region:
- a CDS encoding elongation factor Tu, with protein sequence MTLSDTLRIVIVGHVDHGKSTLIGRLFYDTGSLPVERYREIERTCREQGREFEFAYLMDALQEEREQNITIDTAQSFFRTAKRPYIIIDAPGHKEFLKNMVTGAAAADAAILLVDGAEGVREQTRRHAYILSLLGLRQVAVAINKMDIAGYRRDRFHAVEEEIRRFLHSVGIVPSYIIPISAREGDNIASPSSRMPWHQGPTLLSALDSFSPAREVSGLPLRFPVQDVYVWDRKRIYAGRVESGAVRPGDRVVFSPSGKSSRVRSVEKWNHPSMSLASTGECVGIALADELFVERGEVMGSADDDPPRSGQELSASLFWLGNEPLRLNGRYVLKLATAEAEVTLSAIPERLNSSTLEVIERHAGRVENLEVANVTFTLSRPLAADTFEENPRLGRFVVAVEGFVAGGGIVREVRTDGVGPRARVIRLHTRTMTEPDGNFVDLSQEAGPVEFDLSSGFIDRLGKGERLAIRLRTADQLEKVSRLAFGHDLAFEFRRDGEGPKVVLFRVAPSRVPVPEEAGPVI